One segment of Deltaproteobacteria bacterium DNA contains the following:
- a CDS encoding response regulator produces the protein MTDTFEHSDLQEGGVAKVQSLIEAGEEPKRVYSAIAHAAAKLSGVIGAIIYLPTDNKEEFHQCELIAQVGEAQIPEPGQTALEREARMAVHGANKLYQQNLDSTCHYTDIICLGTPIGSLGVAIAAPLSASVKDTLSALACLAGVIFERQRLSLRLRHYVDRLEVLNQLNQLIASGINLERIARSLARETAFRFAADCSLIMLLSDSGKELEIRGSYGCAPDILPPQIPLQNTILGRGLRVGGLLSIPDVNAQKNHGVDFLHSIWINCIHCATLEVQGDTLGLMLIGFRNSLILSDRESSMFEELAQGAAVAIANARSQERLTTYTEKLEDLVSQRTADLAIQTNKAEEANKAKSRFVANISHELRTPLTAIIGYASVLSDGVFGEVTEKQREALSAITRSSEHLKELIDDVLNISRIESGKEDPKPSQIPLGTLLEQIFKLMMQTALGKGLKLLPLDLDTSVLSANLWLDPRHIRQILINLLSNAIKYTKPGGTVTLRANIIGDKAKITVDDTGVGLSPAQLKTLFERYERGDNSYSKNQVGTGIGLSLTKHLVEINGGRIAVESTVDVGSSFSIFVPVADATSIIEGSAKSEESELATSGPVLSGLNILIVDDNEMTCDILATILSKVGGYPHIARSVASAKEMSQKLSLDAALIDLAMPGESGLDLIDYFRQHCEPPHSTMPLIVVSACALEEDRNQALTHGASFFIPKPFRPKEIVKTIRYLTTSSILNATELV, from the coding sequence ATGACAGACACTTTCGAACATTCAGATCTGCAGGAAGGCGGGGTAGCTAAGGTTCAATCTTTGATTGAGGCCGGTGAAGAGCCCAAGCGCGTCTACTCGGCCATTGCGCATGCCGCTGCAAAGCTTTCCGGAGTGATCGGGGCGATAATATACCTTCCCACCGATAACAAAGAGGAGTTTCACCAGTGCGAGCTTATTGCACAGGTGGGTGAAGCACAAATCCCCGAGCCCGGACAAACTGCACTGGAGAGAGAAGCTCGCATGGCTGTTCATGGGGCTAACAAGCTCTACCAGCAAAACCTAGATTCAACCTGCCACTACACCGATATCATCTGCCTCGGAACGCCCATTGGCTCGCTTGGAGTTGCCATAGCTGCCCCATTATCTGCCTCAGTTAAAGACACTCTCTCTGCTCTTGCCTGTCTTGCCGGCGTAATTTTTGAGAGACAGAGACTTTCGCTCCGCCTCAGACATTACGTGGATCGCCTAGAAGTGTTAAACCAATTAAATCAGCTCATAGCTTCTGGCATTAACTTAGAGCGCATTGCTCGCTCCCTGGCTCGCGAGACTGCCTTTAGGTTTGCAGCAGATTGCTCGCTCATAATGCTTCTATCGGACTCTGGCAAGGAACTAGAAATTCGCGGCAGTTACGGGTGTGCGCCAGACATTCTTCCACCGCAGATACCATTACAAAATACGATTTTGGGACGTGGCTTACGAGTCGGCGGCTTATTATCAATTCCAGACGTGAATGCCCAAAAAAATCACGGCGTTGATTTTTTGCATTCAATATGGATTAACTGCATCCACTGCGCCACGCTCGAGGTGCAAGGAGATACTCTTGGCCTCATGCTTATTGGTTTTCGCAACTCCTTAATTCTAAGCGATCGAGAGAGTTCGATGTTTGAGGAACTCGCCCAGGGTGCTGCCGTCGCAATTGCTAACGCGCGTTCGCAGGAGAGATTGACTACTTACACAGAGAAGCTCGAAGATCTCGTTTCGCAGCGCACTGCCGATTTAGCTATACAAACTAACAAAGCTGAGGAAGCCAATAAGGCGAAGAGCCGCTTTGTCGCGAACATTAGTCATGAGCTAAGGACGCCACTAACTGCTATAATTGGATATGCCAGTGTGCTTAGCGACGGCGTCTTCGGAGAGGTGACTGAAAAGCAACGCGAAGCACTAAGCGCCATTACTCGCTCGAGCGAGCACCTAAAAGAGCTAATTGACGACGTACTCAATATCTCTCGCATCGAATCTGGAAAAGAAGATCCAAAGCCATCCCAAATCCCACTTGGCACACTGCTTGAGCAAATATTTAAGCTCATGATGCAAACGGCCCTGGGAAAGGGTTTAAAGCTATTACCACTAGACCTCGACACAAGCGTCCTAAGTGCCAATTTATGGCTTGACCCTAGACATATCCGCCAAATACTAATCAACCTTCTCTCTAACGCCATCAAATACACCAAACCAGGCGGAACAGTAACGCTGAGGGCCAACATAATTGGCGATAAGGCGAAAATTACCGTCGACGATACTGGGGTCGGCTTGTCACCAGCTCAGCTAAAAACTCTTTTCGAGCGATACGAGCGCGGCGACAACAGTTATAGCAAGAATCAGGTTGGGACGGGGATCGGGCTGTCATTAACAAAGCACCTGGTAGAAATCAATGGCGGGAGAATCGCGGTAGAGAGCACTGTGGATGTAGGGTCTTCTTTCTCGATTTTTGTGCCAGTAGCTGACGCCACCTCGATTATCGAGGGAAGTGCCAAGTCGGAAGAGTCTGAATTGGCCACGAGTGGGCCCGTCCTCAGTGGACTTAATATCTTAATAGTGGACGACAACGAAATGACCTGTGACATCCTTGCTACTATCTTGTCTAAAGTCGGTGGCTATCCGCATATTGCGCGCAGCGTGGCGTCTGCAAAAGAGATGTCGCAGAAGCTTTCTCTCGACGCCGCCTTGATAGATTTGGCAATGCCTGGGGAGAGCGGCTTGGATCTGATAGATTATTTTCGTCAGCACTGCGAACCACCACATTCTACAATGCCGTTAATAGTGGTTAGCGCATGTGCGTTAGAGGAGGATCGCAATCAAGCATTGACGCACGGCGCATCGTTTTTTATTCCCAAGCCGTTTCGACCTAAGGAAATCGTAAAAACTATTCGCTATTTAACGACTTCTTCAATTCTAAATGCAACGGAGCTGGTTTAG
- a CDS encoding putative DNA binding domain-containing protein, whose translation MYENPSDLLKQIALGEDSVLELKSVEFSGNKVSGPHRDALADELAAMANTASGIIVLGVDDKSREVQGIPLEKLDIVEAWLRSICNDSIDPPLDCLIRRLLVPAKQGGEKAILRVDVPRSLFVHKSPNGYFRRIGSSRREMKPDVLERLFQQRSQVRLIRFDEQIVPGTSPDNLNPKLWSRFRTVISPRADQEFLEKMKLIAKDEDGAMRATVSGILMASDAPESFICSAFIQSVCYRGVERSAAYQLDAKDITGPLDVQIRDACKFVERNMRVFAVKAPNRIETPQFSMNAVFEAVVNAVAHRDYFIYGSKIRLHLFSDRLEIFSPGAIPNTMTVDSISERQSARNELISSLLARCPMNVDAIGSKRNFIMDKRGEGVPIIITESEKVSGRKPVYRLLDDSELMLTIFAAQPPHGRD comes from the coding sequence ATGTACGAAAATCCTTCTGACTTGCTTAAGCAAATTGCGCTGGGCGAAGATTCTGTTCTCGAACTTAAGTCTGTTGAATTCAGCGGTAACAAAGTTAGCGGCCCTCACAGGGACGCATTGGCAGACGAGCTGGCGGCTATGGCTAATACGGCATCCGGCATTATTGTTTTGGGGGTTGATGACAAGAGTAGGGAGGTTCAGGGGATACCACTGGAGAAGCTCGACATTGTTGAAGCATGGCTTCGTTCCATCTGCAACGACTCAATTGATCCACCCTTGGATTGCTTAATTCGCAGGCTCCTCGTGCCCGCTAAACAAGGCGGTGAAAAAGCCATACTGAGAGTCGATGTGCCACGCAGTCTTTTTGTCCATAAAAGCCCAAATGGCTATTTTCGTCGTATCGGAAGCTCAAGGCGCGAGATGAAACCGGATGTTTTGGAACGGTTGTTCCAGCAACGAAGTCAGGTGCGACTCATTCGTTTCGATGAACAAATAGTTCCAGGCACATCTCCCGATAATCTAAATCCGAAGCTGTGGAGCAGATTTAGAACGGTTATCTCACCCAGGGCCGATCAGGAATTTCTTGAAAAGATGAAACTGATTGCCAAGGACGAAGACGGGGCTATGCGAGCAACGGTGAGCGGCATACTTATGGCATCGGATGCACCTGAATCTTTCATATGCAGTGCCTTTATCCAGTCTGTTTGTTATCGGGGAGTGGAGCGGAGCGCAGCCTATCAACTGGATGCGAAGGATATCACTGGGCCATTGGATGTTCAGATTCGGGATGCATGTAAGTTTGTAGAGCGGAACATGCGGGTCTTTGCCGTCAAGGCGCCAAATAGGATTGAAACTCCCCAGTTCTCCATGAATGCCGTGTTCGAAGCGGTTGTAAACGCAGTCGCTCATCGAGACTACTTCATTTACGGCTCCAAAATTCGCTTGCATCTGTTTTCGGATCGACTAGAAATTTTCTCTCCTGGTGCTATCCCTAACACCATGACCGTTGATAGCATTTCAGAACGTCAATCGGCCCGAAACGAATTGATCAGTTCATTGCTAGCTCGTTGCCCCATGAATGTTGACGCCATTGGTAGTAAGCGAAACTTTATTATGGACAAACGCGGCGAGGGAGTGCCTATCATTATAACCGAAAGCGAGAAAGTGTCTGGCCGAAAGCCAGTGTATCGGCTTCTGGACGATTCGGAACTGATGCTTACTATTTTCGCTGCGCAGCCACCTCACGGCAGGGACTGA
- a CDS encoding response regulator gives MSNRVLNIDDDPMVRSLVRTMLEASSYEVLSADGGNEAFRLLEQQPRPLDLLCIILDLQMPDMSGFDVITRLKLNAETQNIPVMMLTCQGNPEDFVTGYQIGADYYVTKPFTRDQLLYGIKLISHK, from the coding sequence TTGAGCAATAGAGTTTTAAATATTGACGATGACCCAATGGTTCGCAGCCTAGTGCGAACTATGCTCGAAGCATCGAGCTATGAGGTTTTGTCAGCCGATGGCGGGAATGAAGCTTTTCGCTTGCTCGAACAACAGCCTCGCCCGTTAGATCTGCTATGCATAATACTAGACCTACAGATGCCAGACATGAGTGGCTTTGACGTCATCACTCGCTTAAAGCTCAATGCTGAAACACAAAACATTCCGGTAATGATGCTTACATGTCAAGGTAACCCGGAAGATTTCGTGACTGGGTACCAGATTGGTGCTGACTATTATGTCACTAAGCCATTTACGCGAGACCAATTACTTTATGGAATAAAGCTCATCTCGCATAAGTAA
- a CDS encoding proline dehydrogenase family protein has protein sequence MAKDSLNLENEIRILGNEIFKEVRSSSVSIFTPEFHANNLINWAMADEGFRVNLFRFVDVLPSLNNSSEVIEHVQEYFAPIADKIPRALKWGLDIDPHGVAATLIAKVIQRNVRQIAKRFIVGDALDAAVKRLKNIRRHGLAFTVDLLGEATVSEDEALHYQRRYLELVTALGNNFSKEDDESIIPHHFGESTPINISVKLSALYSQAKAINFNRSVEVLSNRLSEIARKAKEIGAFLYVDMEDSSMVDIALEVFRNVMSTSEFASYERCGIVLQTYLKRTSKDFAELLKWAKSRKAPIGIRLVKGAYWDAEVILAKQHGWLCPVWQEKASTDLAYEEMSFELLQNHKWIYTGFASHNIRSLCHAIIAAKHLGVPHTSFELQTLYGMADQIKKAFANRGFLVREYAPIGDLIPGMGYLVRRLLENTSNQGFLRSSFSQNESAETLLARPRIRNDGAIATSHGAVTTAKGFGNNALKDFSLSREREILSATLSRLMNGFREHAASVAPIINGLRCETPDILHSRSPEEPALVLAITKLADKTLAQKALVELSEYFPVWRDTPVSTRADILFKAAELIERDRAELTALIILEAGKQWIEADADVAEAIDFLNYYGYQALEMFNMRNIRSMPGEINEYFYEPRGVSLVISPWNFPLAIPCGMFSAALVTGNCAILKPAEQTPLVASRLFEIFLEAGLPKGAASFIPGLGEDVGWYMANSELVSTICFTGSKEVGLKLITAAERAGQGHEHIKQVIAEMGGKNAIIVDSDADLDEAIKGVVSSAFGYQGQKCSACSRVIVLEGIYSKFAARLALATQSLIVGPASDPSTFVGPVIDETASKSITAAINKTSLACRLLTPSMDALVANSSVYILPTIFAEVPREHEISRKEIFGPVLAMIKAASFEEALEIALDSEYGLTGAVFSRSPKHIELAKKDFRVGNLYINRGCTGAIVGRQPFGGAKMSGVGSKAGGPDYLRQFVIPRSISENSLRRGFAPEN, from the coding sequence ATGGCGAAAGACAGCTTAAATCTAGAAAATGAGATAAGAATATTAGGAAATGAGATATTTAAGGAGGTCAGAAGCTCTTCAGTTTCCATATTTACCCCTGAGTTTCATGCAAATAACCTGATCAACTGGGCCATGGCCGATGAGGGCTTTAGGGTTAACTTGTTTCGCTTTGTCGACGTTTTGCCAAGCCTTAATAATTCCTCGGAGGTTATCGAGCACGTGCAGGAATATTTTGCGCCTATCGCAGATAAAATTCCAAGGGCATTAAAGTGGGGTTTAGATATAGACCCACATGGCGTCGCGGCTACACTAATCGCGAAGGTAATTCAGAGAAACGTACGGCAAATAGCAAAAAGATTTATCGTCGGCGACGCTCTCGACGCCGCTGTAAAGCGCCTGAAAAACATCAGACGCCACGGCTTGGCTTTTACAGTCGATCTCTTGGGGGAGGCCACTGTAAGTGAGGACGAGGCCCTACACTACCAGCGACGCTATCTCGAGCTAGTTACGGCGCTAGGAAACAATTTTTCAAAAGAAGACGACGAATCAATCATTCCACATCATTTTGGCGAATCTACGCCCATTAATATTTCCGTCAAACTCTCAGCTCTCTATTCACAGGCAAAGGCAATAAACTTTAATCGCTCGGTTGAAGTGCTCTCAAATCGATTAAGCGAGATTGCCAGAAAAGCCAAGGAAATTGGCGCTTTTCTCTACGTCGATATGGAAGATTCCTCTATGGTAGATATTGCGCTAGAGGTTTTTAGAAATGTCATGAGCACTTCTGAATTTGCGTCTTACGAGCGTTGTGGAATCGTCCTACAAACTTATCTAAAACGCACGAGTAAAGATTTTGCCGAACTACTCAAATGGGCCAAGTCCAGAAAGGCACCTATTGGCATACGCCTTGTAAAGGGAGCTTACTGGGACGCAGAGGTCATTTTAGCCAAACAACACGGATGGCTGTGCCCCGTATGGCAAGAAAAAGCATCTACAGATCTTGCTTATGAAGAAATGAGTTTCGAGTTGCTGCAAAACCATAAGTGGATTTACACTGGTTTTGCCTCACATAATATCCGTTCACTTTGCCATGCCATCATTGCCGCAAAACATCTCGGCGTACCACATACTAGTTTTGAACTGCAAACTCTATACGGCATGGCAGACCAAATTAAGAAAGCTTTTGCCAATCGCGGCTTCCTAGTCCGAGAGTATGCTCCCATAGGCGACCTAATACCCGGCATGGGCTATCTCGTGCGGCGTTTGCTAGAAAACACATCGAATCAGGGTTTTTTGCGCAGTAGTTTTAGTCAAAACGAAAGCGCAGAAACTCTGCTAGCGAGACCGCGAATCAGGAATGACGGAGCTATCGCCACTTCACACGGAGCTGTAACAACTGCGAAAGGTTTCGGCAACAATGCCTTAAAAGACTTTTCGCTTTCACGTGAGCGAGAGATTTTATCAGCCACTCTATCGCGTTTAATGAATGGATTTAGAGAACATGCTGCTAGCGTTGCGCCAATAATCAATGGCTTGCGCTGCGAAACCCCTGATATCTTGCATTCGCGTTCACCTGAGGAACCTGCCTTAGTATTGGCCATTACAAAACTAGCCGATAAAACACTTGCCCAAAAAGCACTTGTCGAGCTTAGCGAGTATTTCCCTGTTTGGCGAGACACTCCGGTTAGCACTAGAGCAGATATTTTATTTAAGGCGGCAGAGCTTATCGAACGAGATAGAGCCGAACTCACTGCCCTAATAATTCTCGAAGCGGGGAAACAGTGGATTGAGGCAGATGCAGACGTAGCCGAGGCAATAGATTTCTTAAACTATTACGGCTATCAGGCGCTAGAAATGTTTAATATGCGTAACATTAGAAGCATGCCCGGTGAAATAAACGAATATTTTTACGAGCCGCGCGGCGTTAGCTTAGTAATCAGCCCGTGGAATTTTCCCTTGGCTATCCCCTGTGGAATGTTTTCGGCAGCACTTGTGACGGGCAATTGCGCTATATTAAAACCCGCCGAACAAACGCCCCTAGTAGCATCGCGACTTTTTGAGATATTTTTGGAAGCCGGGCTGCCAAAAGGGGCCGCAAGTTTTATTCCCGGCCTCGGCGAGGACGTTGGCTGGTATATGGCAAATAGCGAGCTAGTAAGTACAATTTGCTTTACCGGCTCAAAAGAAGTTGGTCTCAAACTCATTACCGCTGCCGAACGTGCGGGCCAAGGGCACGAGCACATTAAACAGGTCATAGCCGAGATGGGTGGAAAAAACGCCATCATAGTCGATAGCGATGCAGACTTGGACGAAGCCATCAAAGGAGTCGTTAGCTCTGCCTTTGGCTATCAAGGACAAAAATGCAGCGCCTGCTCGCGAGTTATCGTTTTAGAAGGCATTTATAGCAAGTTTGCCGCTCGCCTGGCACTTGCAACGCAAAGCCTAATCGTTGGCCCTGCATCCGATCCTTCGACATTTGTCGGGCCAGTAATTGATGAAACAGCATCTAAGTCAATAACAGCTGCAATAAATAAAACCTCACTAGCATGTCGTTTGCTTACACCAAGTATGGATGCCTTAGTCGCTAACTCCTCAGTCTACATTTTGCCAACTATTTTTGCCGAAGTGCCACGAGAGCACGAAATATCCAGAAAGGAGATATTTGGGCCAGTGCTAGCCATGATAAAGGCTGCTTCATTTGAGGAGGCATTGGAAATCGCCTTGGACAGCGAATACGGCCTAACAGGAGCAGTTTTTTCTCGCAGTCCGAAACACATCGAACTAGCTAAAAAGGATTTTCGCGTTGGAAATTTATACATCAACCGCGGGTGCACGGGCGCTATAGTGGGTCGCCAACCTTTTGGCGGCGCAAAAATGTCCGGCGTCGGCTCTAAAGCAGGCGGCCCCGACTACCTTAGGCAATTTGTAATCCCAAGATCTATATCAGAAAACTCACTAAGGCGCGGATTCGCACCTGAGAATTAA
- a CDS encoding thioredoxin family protein, whose amino-acid sequence MAKTFSKMMELGTVAPDFELQDVISKQKKSLDDLASEVATVIMFICNHCPFVIHVQKELVRLASDYLPKGVSFVAINSNDISEYPQDSPEKMQETAKNLKYPFPYLYDETQEVARAYDAACTPDFFVFDKNRRCVYRGRIDESTPGNAVPVTGQDLRKALDAIIAGTPVNAKQYPSVGCNIKWKTS is encoded by the coding sequence ATGGCAAAGACTTTTTCTAAGATGATGGAATTGGGAACTGTTGCACCGGATTTTGAGCTACAAGATGTAATTTCAAAACAAAAGAAAAGCTTGGATGACTTGGCATCGGAAGTTGCAACGGTAATTATGTTTATCTGCAATCACTGCCCGTTTGTAATTCACGTTCAAAAAGAGTTAGTAAGACTTGCCAGTGACTACTTGCCTAAAGGGGTTTCCTTTGTCGCAATAAACTCAAATGACATAAGCGAATACCCACAAGACTCTCCAGAAAAAATGCAAGAAACTGCTAAAAACCTAAAGTATCCATTTCCATACCTTTACGACGAGACTCAGGAAGTTGCGCGTGCGTATGATGCTGCATGCACGCCAGACTTTTTTGTCTTTGATAAGAATAGACGCTGTGTTTACAGAGGGCGCATCGACGAGTCTACACCAGGGAACGCCGTTCCAGTCACTGGACAAGATTTGCGCAAAGCTCTGGATGCAATAATTGCGGGAACACCCGTAAATGCGAAGCAATATCCCAGCGTCGGCTGCAATATAAAGTGGAAAACGTCTTAA
- a CDS encoding HDOD domain-containing protein — protein MGKEADFDINTSDSSKELLEKLRYALQHDGDFPVSARIVNEIRTLASNPNTTIEKITDVILREPSLGTRVLHLVNSAYYQRPQPIMTITSAIMQLGMKALSDLCAGLVIMQRFIPAARRGEIFAENLKKSIIISLLTTALASDTEEEGGKECGYLAGTFYNLGYLLLAYYFPQVYEAAYSRAKARGHDVTQSLTEILGVGPKELSLAIVDALDIPSFYTKLIAEVHTLPSQRTSKGSTLRLVRALATSDKLASNIVRGTGEFELKLSTAELAESEGSGFSLAELNSVICELPNQFSEHCKMLELSFLTLPDYLSAFCARKKTAAPDKTPKTQSLNASFLNYTKEIRQQIAAKEPLSSIVTSVMESLAFGLKFTRVLLLLEDKGLGQLAGRMALGNKINFDPKKVFRYVEKEDIESNPDAAAFLVGCPQIFGDPIFPDGWPFAAIPIGGSRNPAIGVIYADIVTNPDENEQPLDDSVQASLSVLADLLDEALTGGGL, from the coding sequence ATGGGTAAAGAGGCAGATTTCGATATTAACACGAGTGACTCATCTAAGGAGTTGTTGGAGAAATTGAGATATGCCTTGCAACACGACGGGGATTTCCCCGTAAGTGCTCGCATAGTAAATGAAATTAGAACTCTCGCTAGCAATCCAAATACAACTATTGAGAAAATAACTGATGTCATCTTGCGCGAGCCCTCGCTGGGAACTCGCGTTCTACATCTAGTTAACAGCGCCTACTATCAACGCCCTCAGCCAATCATGACTATTACCAGTGCTATTATGCAATTGGGAATGAAGGCACTTTCGGATCTATGTGCCGGTCTCGTCATCATGCAGCGATTTATACCAGCGGCACGACGAGGAGAGATCTTTGCCGAGAATCTAAAGAAGAGCATTATTATTTCGCTGCTTACGACAGCTCTAGCTAGCGATACAGAAGAAGAAGGTGGCAAGGAGTGTGGTTATCTCGCTGGTACATTTTATAATCTCGGGTATCTGCTGCTGGCATATTACTTTCCGCAAGTTTACGAGGCCGCCTACTCGCGAGCAAAGGCACGCGGTCATGATGTTACTCAAAGCTTAACAGAGATTCTTGGCGTAGGGCCAAAGGAGCTAAGTTTGGCAATAGTGGACGCACTGGACATTCCGAGCTTTTACACAAAACTTATAGCAGAGGTACACACACTTCCATCCCAACGCACCTCGAAGGGAAGCACTCTCAGGTTAGTAAGAGCCTTGGCTACAAGCGATAAACTTGCCTCCAACATAGTTCGAGGAACGGGAGAGTTTGAGCTTAAACTCAGCACAGCCGAACTTGCGGAAAGTGAAGGTTCGGGCTTTAGCTTAGCAGAACTTAACAGCGTTATCTGTGAGTTGCCAAACCAGTTTAGCGAGCACTGTAAAATGCTCGAACTGAGTTTCCTAACACTTCCAGACTATTTAAGTGCATTTTGCGCCAGGAAAAAAACTGCAGCCCCAGACAAAACGCCTAAAACGCAGTCACTAAATGCATCTTTTTTAAACTACACAAAGGAAATTAGGCAGCAAATTGCCGCCAAGGAACCCCTATCTAGCATCGTAACCTCTGTCATGGAGTCGCTTGCATTTGGTTTAAAGTTTACTAGAGTGCTTCTGCTGCTTGAGGACAAGGGCCTGGGGCAACTGGCTGGCAGGATGGCATTGGGAAATAAGATCAATTTTGATCCGAAAAAAGTGTTTCGCTACGTGGAAAAGGAAGACATTGAGTCGAATCCTGACGCAGCAGCTTTTTTGGTCGGCTGTCCGCAAATTTTTGGCGACCCAATATTTCCAGACGGTTGGCCCTTTGCGGCCATTCCTATTGGGGGTAGCCGAAATCCTGCAATCGGAGTAATTTATGCCGATATAGTCACAAATCCGGACGAGAACGAGCAACCGCTGGACGATAGCGTTCAGGCATCGCTTAGTGTTTTAGCGGATTTATTGGATGAGGCTTTAACTGGTGGTGGACTTTGA